In Malus sylvestris chromosome 16, drMalSylv7.2, whole genome shotgun sequence, the following are encoded in one genomic region:
- the LOC126608494 gene encoding probable WRKY transcription factor 3, producing MADNQEQPPGPLPPGSSQPSKPAATHDPPRPTITLPPRTSFESIFSSGAGGNTGPGLGMGFSPGPMTLVSNFFSDGDDCKSFSQLLAGAMTSPSPREPGFPQLEKRNSGDNDGGSEFRFKQNRPPPMFSVPTPSGFLDSPGIFSPGQGPFGMTHQQALAQVTAQAAALSPSFFNFSTEFSTTFSTAPATSLTQPPSLTSDTMPPQEIPSGTPDSAVATKESSDIALSDQRSQPSSFAVDKPNDDGYNWRKYGQKQVKGSEFPRSYYKCTHPKCPVKKKVERSVDGQITEIIYKGEHNHERPPSKRGKDPNANSQANSDLALQVHGGNSNKSKDGTGPYSMSKKRQESSQATHDNLSGTSDSEEVGDAETRVGEKDEDQPDTKRRNTEVRSELAPASAHRTVTEPRIIVQTTSEVDLLDDGYRWRKYGQKVVKGNPYPRSYYKCTFPACNVRKHIERASTDPKAVITTYEGKHNHDVPASKTSGHYTGNNNASNLRSVNPGTGKMDKIDLRNKDQQPIASLRLKEEQIT from the exons ATGGCCGACAACCAAGAGCAACCGCCGGGCCCCCTGCCGCCAGGATCATCGCAACCGTCGAAGCCCGCAGCGACGCATGATCCTCCTCGCCCCACGATTACTCTCCCGCCGCGCACCTCTTTCGAATCAATCTTCAGCTCCGGCGCCGGCGGGAATACTGGCCCGGGTCTGGGCATGGGCTTCAGCCCCGGGCCCATGACTCTcgtctccaacttcttctccGACGGTGACGACTGCAAGTCCTTCTCCCAGCTGCTCGCCGGAGCCATGACGTCTCCATCCCCGAGGGAGCCGGGGTTCCCGCAGCTAGAAAAGCGAAATTCCGGCGATAACGATGGCGGCTCGGAATTCCGGTTCAAGCAGAACAGACCGCCGCCGATGTTTTCGGTCCCGACGCCGTCCGGGTTTCTTGACTCGCCTGGTATCTTCTCACCCGGCCAG GGACCCTTTGGGATGACACACCAGCAGGCGCTAGCACAGGTCACGGCTCAGGCTGCTGCACTCTCACCATCCTTTTTCAATTTCTCAACCGAGTTTTCAACGACTTTCTCGACAGCACCCGCCACATCGTTGACGCAGCCTCCATCCCTTACTTCCGATACAATGCCACCCCAAGAGATACCGTCGGGAACACCCGACTCTGCCGTTGCCACTAAAGAATCATCCGACATTGCCCTTTCGGATCAGAGATCCCAACCGTCTTCATTTGCCGTCGATAAGCCTAATGACGATGGTTACAATTGGCGGAAGTATGGGCAAAAGCAGGTCAAGGGTAGTGAGTTTCCTCGGAGTTATTACAAGTGcacgcatccaaagtgtccggTAAAGAAGAAGGTTGAACGCTCGGTTGATGGACAAATAACTGAAATTATTTACAAGGGCGAGCATAACCATGAACGTCCTCCGTCCAAGCGTGGAAAGGATCCGAATGCAAATAGTCAGGCGAATTCCGACTTGGCCTTGCAAGTTCATGGTGGGAATTCGAACAAATCAAAAGACGGGACAGGTCCTTATTCAATGTCTAAGAAGCGTCAGGAATCCAGCCAAGCAACACATGATAATTTATCCGGGACAAGTGACAGCGAGGAAGTAGGAGATGCTGAAACCAGAGTAGGTGAGAAAGATGAAGATCAACCTGACACCAAGAGAAG AAATACAGAGGTCAGGTCAGAACTGGCGCCAGCTTCTGCACATCGGACTGTGACAGAGCCTAGAATCATAGTGCAGACAACCAGTGAAGTCGATCTCTTAGACGATGGCTACAGGTGGCGAAAGTATGGGCAGAAAGTCGTCAAAGGAAATCCCTATCCACG GAGCTATTACAAATGCACATTCCCTGCATGCAATGTCCGTAAGCACATAGAGAGAGCCTCTACAGATCCTAAAGCTGTCATAACGACATATGAGGGAAAACATAATCATGATGTACCAGCTTCTAAAACAAGCGGCCACTACACAGGCAACAACAACGCATCAAATCTAAGATCAGTCAATCCAGGAACTGGGAAGATGGACAAGATCGATCTTAGAAACAAGGACCAGCAGCCTATAGCGAGTTTACGTTTAAAAGAAGAACAAATAACATAG
- the LOC126607347 gene encoding probable protein S-acyltransferase 22 translates to MRKHGWQLPYHPLQVVAVAVFLALAFAFYVFFAPFVGRKIFQYIVMGLYTPLITCVFGLYIWCAAADPADPRVFRSKKYLNIPADEKHTRTKDSKLCGESTSSMNDANAAGKPLDKDVLGKDGTSKMSSSDGGKSPSEHTSCFLLACSPCAYVCNCSGSSEESLQQSEDGMFYCSLCEVEVYKYSKHCRVCDKCVDQFDHHCRWLNNCIGKRNYRQFFTLMVTSLLLLILQWSTGIFVLICCIIKRKQFSVDISSKLGSSFTLVPFIIVVAVCSLLAMIATLPLVQLFFFHILLIKKGISTYDYIIALREQEQEQQGVGGQQSAQMSPASSLTGLSSASSFNTFHRGAWCTPPRLFLEDQFDVVPPETGSVSSYGKKMVGEGPVKKKNAPVKISPWTLARLNAEEVSKAAAEARKKSKILQPVRRDAPFVLERDSSFGSGGRRMVPRPDNNRRRATKRVRLPADLPMEAITKGSAKAVDKGFTETSTSLAPLQLEARSAFQTSRAMSSSTGIVASSPDSSLDSPDIHPFRVSSSGAEEARRLTGLPGAIAAGQREIPLSRSTSDGYEGYEASGGEDSDRVPTRIVQRSTNWSNLLFGSDQDERFVKLNASSSSGPANTRKL, encoded by the exons ATGAGGAAGCATGGATGGCAGCTTCCTTACCATCCTCTCCAG GTGGTGGCTGTTGCCGTATTTCTGGCGCTGGCCTTTGCTTTCTATGTGTTCTTTGCTCCTTTTGTTGGAAGGAAGATTTTTCAGTATATTGTGATGGGACTCTACACTCCTCTT ATTACATGTGTCTTCGGCCTATATATATGGTGCGCAGCTGCTGATCCAGCAGATCCACGAGTTTTTCGGTCTAAAAAATATCTCAACATTCCAGCCGATGAAAAACATACGAGAACAAAAGATTCTAAACTATGTGGGGAATCAACATCATCAATGAATGATGCTAATGCAGCTGGAAAACCTTTGGATAAGGATGTTCTGGGCAAAGATGGGACATCTAAAATGTCCAGCAGTGATGGTGGAAAGAGTCCATCAGAACATACATCTTGCTTTCTACTAGCTTGCTCTCCATGTGCTTATGTGTGCAATTGCTCCGGTTCAAGTGAGGAGTCTCTGCAACAAAGTGAAGACGGCATGTTCTATTGCAGTTTATGTGAAGTTGAG GTTTACAAGTACAGCAAGCACTGCAGAGTTTGTGACAAATGCGTAGACCAGTTTGATCATCACTGCAGG TGGCTTAATAACTGTATTGGCAAAAGGAATTACCGACAATTTTTCACCCTTATGGTTACTTCTCTCCTCTTG CTTATTTTACAATGGTCAACTGGAATCTTCGTGCTTATCTGCTGTATTATCAAGAGGAAGCAGTTCTCTGTGGATATTTCATCCAAGTTGGGAAGCAGTTTCACTTTGGTGCCTTTCATCATTGTGGTG GCAGTGTGCAGCCTTTTGGCTATGATTGCAACCCTTCCACTTGTAcagcttttcttttttcatatcCTCCTTATAAAGAAG GGAATCAGCACATATGATTACATCATCGCTTTGAGGGAGCAGGAGCAAGAGCAACAAGGAGTTGGAGGTCAGCAGAGTGCTCAAATGTCTCCTGCTAGCTCACTTACTGGATTAAGTAGTGCAAGCTCCTTTAATACTTTCCACCGTGGCGCATGGTGTACACCTCCACGACTTTTCCTTGAAGATCAG TTTGATGTTGTACCCCCAGAGACCGGATCTGTCAGTTCATACGGAAAAAAGATGGTGGGAGAGGGACCAGTTAAGAAGAAGAATGCACCAGTAAAGATAAGTCCGTGGACTCTGGCACGATTAAACGCCGAAGAGGTATCAAAAGCTGCAGCAGAGGCAAGAAAGAAGTCCAAGATCCTGCAGCCTGTGAGACGGGATGCTCCTTTTGTACTAGAAAGAGACAGCAGCTTTGGCAGCGGTGGGCGCAGAATGGTTCCACGCCCTGACAATAATAGAAGGCGGGCTACTAAGCGGGTGCGACTCCCAGCTGACCTTCCCATGGAGGCTATAACGAAGGGTTCAGCTAAAGCTGTTGACAAGGGCTTTACTGAGACATCGACTAGTTTGGCCCCCCTTCAGCttgaagctcggagtgctttcCAAACAAGCCGAGCTATGTCAAGCTCCACAGGGATTGTTGCTTCTTCTCCCGATAGCAGTTTAGACTCACCTGACATCCATCCCTTCCGGGTGTCATCATCAGGAGCTGAAGAGGCAAGGCGGCTTACAGGTCTGCCTGGCGCTATTGCAGCTGGTCAGAGGGAAATACCACTATCAAGGTCAACCAGTGATGGTTACGAAGGTTATGAAGCATCGGGTGGAGAAGACAGCGACAGGGTTCCTACTAGAATCGTCCAAAGATCAACAAACTGGAGTAACCTTCTCTTTGGCTCTGATCAGGACGAACGGTTTGTCAAACTGAACGCCTCCTCATCCTCCGGCCCGGCTAACACAAGAAAGCTCTGA
- the LOC126607348 gene encoding uncharacterized protein LOC126607348, translated as MATPSPPLTVFTVLNESKRIVNAHSRHFLALSVLFLLPLAFSSTVYPTIQNLLADRVRDNPKLFLEISTLDAQRRQPIIPAKTLLVALAFSLFAVVFSLCALGSITYSVFHGFYGRPVKLVSAVKSVASSFLPLLGTALISQILILLVFILFGLFVFLVVRSAELMGFEIEYYSPYFIGFVAVVVAALFLVLLHLQVNWTLAGVVVVLESKWGFESLTRSANLIKGMRGVALCLLMFFGFFLGVLGFCSWVSAVDLKGDTDGWKSWAFVVQIVVTATSLVLLMLYNAAANAVLYMYCRAVNGELATEIAEEFAREYVSLPFDNGKVPHVVSVAYA; from the coding sequence ATGGCAACCCCATCTCCGCCTCTAACCGTTTTCACAGTCCTCAACGAATCCAAGCGCATAGTCAACGCCCACTCCCGCCACTTCTTAGCCCTCTCagtcctcttcctcctccctcTCGCCTTCTCCTCCACCGTCTACCCCACCATCCAGAACCTTCTCGCCGATCGAGTCAGAGACAACCCCAAGCTATTCCTCGAAATCTCAACTTTGGACGCCCAACGGCGCCAACCCATCATCCCCGCCAAAACCCTTCTTGTCGCCCTCGCTTTCTCCCTCTTCGCCGTCGTCTTCTCTCTCTGCGCCCTGGGGTCGATCACTTACAGTGTGTTTCACGGATTCTATGGCCGGCCGGTTAAGCTCGTCTCCGCCGTCAAATCCGTCGcctcctccttccttcccctGTTGGGTACTGCTCTAATTTCCCAGATCCTCATTTTATTGGTTTTTATTCTTTTCGGGCTGTTCGTGTTCTTGGTGGTTCGCAGCGCTGAGCTTATGGGATTTGAAATTGAGTACTATTCGCCTTATTTCATTGGGTTTGTAGCAGTTGTTGTGGCTGCTCTGTTTCTGGTTTTGCTCCATCTTCAAGTAAATTGGACACTTGCTGGTGTGGTTGTTGTGCTGGAATCGAAATGGGGGTTTGAATCCTTGACTCGAAGTGCGAATTTGATCAAGGGAATGAGAGGGGTGGCCTTGTGCTTGCTGATGTTTTTCGGGTTTTTCTTGGGGGTTTTGGGGTTCTGCAGTTGGGTTTCGGCAGTGGATTTGAAGGGGGATACTGATGGGTGGAAGAGCTGGGCGTTTGTGGTGCAAATTGTGGTGACTGCGACTTCTCTCGTGCTGCTGATGCTCTACAATGCCGCTGCGAATGCGGTGTTGTATATGTATTGCAGGGCTGTGAATGGCGAGCTTGCCACGGAAATCGCTGAGGAGTTTGCTAGGGAGTATGTGAGCTTGCCCTTCGACAACGGAAAAGTCCCTCATGTTGTTTCGGTTGCATATGCTTGA
- the LOC126608495 gene encoding uncharacterized protein LOC126608495, which translates to MGVCVSKPNETINPHQKKVHRLGKRRSKGKKTKKVASVAIPDAPKRRSVSEFVHLDFEKGAATTCKRSEVSNGTYHLTQLQWNHSQIDANGGKGPGEAWFDSLSILESDSEDDFCSVHGDGFPLAGNIPNAQLLQYESASCIVDNGCKYEGFYESYLKIDGNARHSVEKTQVSFNDKSQKNPAVIMLYKRKSVDDSERNGASDQKYLFRPRAGLRIPCSTEEKSAPGSWSPVPPSVFKLRGENYFKDKQKYPAANCSSYVPIGVDLFICPRKRDHIAQHLELPYVKPHDKVPSLLIVNIQLPTYPTTMFLGDSDGESMSLVLYFKVNENFEKEISSQFQDSIMKFIEDETEKVKGFAKESLVPFRERLKIMAGLVNPDDLQLSSTERKLIHAYNDKPVLSRPQHNFFRGPNYFEIDLDIHRFSYISRKGLESFRDRLKNGVLDLGLTIQAQKQEELPEQVLCCLRLNKIDFVNHGQISTLVTMDD; encoded by the exons ATGGGCGTCTGTGTCTCAAAACCAAATGAAACTATCAACCCTCATCAGAAAAAGGTCCACAGACTCGGCAAGCGCCGGAGTAAggggaagaagacgaagaaggtTGCTTCCGTCGCCATCCCTGATGCGCCCAAAAGACGGTCTGTGAGTGAGTTTGTGCATCTTGACTTTGAGAAAGGTGCTGCAACCACCTGCAAGAGATCTGAGGTTTCTAATGGAACATATCATCTCACTCAGCTTCAGTGGAACCACAGTCAAATTGATGCAAATGGCG GGAAAGGCCCAGGGGAAGCATGGTTTGACTCACTAAGCATTCTGGAATCTGATTCAGAAGATGATTTCTGCAGCGTGCATGGAG ATGGGTTTCCTTTAGCAGGGAACATCCCAAATGCTCAATTGCTGCAGTATGAAAGTGCATCATGCATCGTAGATAATGGATGTAAGTACGAAGGGTTCTACGAAAGTTATCTAAAAATAGATGGAAATGCACGCCATTCTGTCGAGAAAACCCAAGTGAGTTTCAACGACAAGAGTCAGAAGAACCCGGCGGTGATCATGCTTTATAAGAGGAAGTCTGTTGACGACAGCGAAAGGAACG GTGCGTCCGATCAGAAGTACTTATTCCGTCCAAGAGCAGGACTTAGAATCCCTTGCTCAACTGAAGAGAAGTCAGCTCCGGGATCCTGGTCTCCAGTTCCACCTTCAGTATTCAAGCTCCGCGGCGAGAATTATTTCAA GGATAAACAGAAGTACCCTGCTGCAAACTGCAGCTCGTACGTACCAATTGGTGTCGATTTGTTCATCTGTCCCCGAAAGAGAGATCACATTGCTCAGCATCTTGAGCTTCCTTATGTAAAACCACATGACAAAGTTCCTTCCCTCCTCATTGTTAACATACAg TTGCCTACTTATCCTACAACAATGTTCCTCGGCGATTCAGATGGGGAAAGCATGAGTCTTGTGCTATATTTCAAAGTGAATGAAAACTTCGAAAAAGAGATATCATCTCAGTTTCAAGACAGCATCATG AAATTCATTGAGGATGAGACCGAGAAGGTGAAGGGGTTTGCAAAGGAGTCTCTGGTTCCTTTCAGGGAAAGGCTAAAGATCATGGCTGGATTGGTCAATCCAGATGATCTCCAGTTGAGTTCTACTGAAAGAAAGCTCATCCATGCTTACAACGATAAGCCGGTGCTTTCACGCCCCCAACATAATTTCTTCAGG GGACCTAATTACTTTGAGATTGACCTGGATATACATAGGTTTAGCTACATATCCAGGAAAGGACTTGAATCATTCAGAGACCGTTTGAAGAATGGGGTACTTGATTTGGGATTGACAATCCAA GCACAAAAACAAGAGGAACTGCCAGAGCAAGTCCTGTGCTGTTTACGCTTGAACAAGATTGATTTCGTGAACCACGGTCAAATTTCGACTCTCGTAACTATGGACGATTAA